A genomic segment from Methanotorris formicicus Mc-S-70 encodes:
- a CDS encoding toprim domain-containing protein — MHSRMEYLMKLMEVIEELKEEAKRDIPIIVEGKKDIESLKNLGIDGTFITVSRTPIFEIADELIANNIKEVILLTDFDKKGRQFAKAILDELRSRGIKVNTEIRKKIIKYSHGDLKDVESLYIYISRRIEGIKF, encoded by the coding sequence ATGCACAGCCGAATGGAATATTTGATGAAGTTGATGGAGGTTATTGAGGAATTGAAAGAGGAGGCTAAAAGAGACATTCCCATAATAGTTGAAGGAAAAAAGGATATAGAATCTTTAAAAAATCTTGGTATTGATGGGACTTTTATCACAGTCTCAAGAACACCTATTTTTGAAATTGCGGATGAGTTGATAGCAAACAACATTAAAGAGGTTATTCTTTTGACAGATTTTGATAAAAAAGGACGTCAATTTGCAAAGGCCATATTAGATGAACTACGGAGTAGGGGGATAAAGGTAAATACTGAAATAAGAAAAAAGATTATAAAATACAGCCATGGGGATTTAAAGGACGTAGAAAGTTTATACATCTACATCTCAAGGAGAATTGAGGGAATTAAGTTTTAA